The DNA segment ACGGCATAAAGCTCAGCATTGGACAAGCGTGCGACTTTCAAAACTCTCGTATAAGCAGCAGCCGCATTAGACAGGCAATCGCCAACGATGGAGACATGGCTAACGCCGCTTTGATGCTCGGACGCCCCTATCTTCTAGAGGGCACTATTGAAAAAGGTGACCAACTCGGGCGAAAACTTGGTTTCCCGACAGCAAACTTAGGGGGCTGTAAGCAAATTCTACCTAAATTTGGGGTATACCTAGGGTTTGTTTGGTTAGAGAACACCTCAAATGCAGCGCAGATGGCACCTGTCACGCGGATGCCAGCCAATTTGAGTCCTGCAGTCATCAATATTGGGGTGAGACCCTCAGTCTCAAGTCAAACTTCTATCGTGCGCATTGAGGCTCACATACTTACGGGGAATTTCGCCCCTGATTCACTCTACAAGCTGAGAGCTGGATACTACATCACTCACAGGTTGCGCGATGAGAGGCGCTTTAATGCGATAGCGGATTTACAAAACCAAATCAGAGCCGACATTCAACAGGCTAAGCATTTGCTGAATAGTTAAAGCCTGCAAAAACCCTGTTCCAAAGTATTATCCTTGAGGACTTCTGGGTCATGATTCTTGGAAACTGGGTAAAAAGCACCTCCCGCGGCATCGACATTTAGGGCCCACACCTCGGTGTCACCGGCTTTCAGACTACAGTTTGCGTCAAGCTTGGTGGTGGAGCGCGTCACATAAACCATTCGATAAACGCTAGAGGAGGCCAGTCCATTCAGGGCGAAATCAACAATTTGGTCGTCAATGCGACTCACTCGGCCATCCAAACCCTGTCGATTCGAACATAGGTCTGAGGCAGCAAATGAGTAGGCTTCCACTACATTGTGGGAGGACTCAGTGGCAGTCCCGAGATTCATGCGAGGGTTAAACATGGCATATGGCTGGCTTGAATCTAACTTCATCCAGCTGAAAGTTGTGCCAAATTGATCAGATGTATCACCAGCGCAGCGATAGAATACACCCGACAAAACTAAAGCGTCAGAACCATCGCTACTCAGTGCGACCGACCGTACGTCAAAGCCTGGTGGCGGATTTGTTGCCCCAGATACATAACTAAAGCGTTCGAGGACTTTGGCCTCATCGACACTTACAAAGATAGGAGCCGACTTAAGCGGCGCAAAAGTTGCTGGGTTAGTCGGAGCACCTGTGCCCCTCTGCGGAGCCTGTGCGGACGGCTCGACGATCTGCTCCACAATCACAGCACTTGTAGCTCGCACTGCAGGTCTGGATTCAATTGCTAGCCGAATACCTTGCAACCATTTAGTGCCAGTAGAGGTAGCAATATCGGCAAAAGTCACAAACGGGAACTTTTTAAGGTCTGAGGTACCGGAAACATCGGGTGACGCTGAGGCGGTAACTAAGATGTAGGGCTTAGCTGCGCCAGCCTCCGTAGGCATCCAAAAAAACTGGTCAATGTGATCGCTACCAGTCGGCAAATCCACGTTATTGGTTAATTCAACCTCACTGCCACCTCCAATTTGAGCAACCTTCACCACGGTAGAACCGGAGGTAGCCTCGGTACTGAGCCAAGCAACCATCTTACTGTCCGGACTGAAGGAGATTTGAGACTCAACCGCATCGTTTGACGTCATTTTGACTGCCCCGCTACCTCCAGCGAATGCCTGTAGATACACATCGACCTGGTTATCTTTCAGAGACGCTAATAAAACCCACT comes from the Deltaproteobacteria bacterium genome and includes:
- the ribF gene encoding riboflavin biosynthesis protein RibF — encoded protein: MIRPFRHKFIRRTGSSKVTELIQVSDIKSYGKTPAAGAALTIGNFDGCHLGHQRLIAEVIEYTNKYSLTPMAITFDPRPDAYFRSLKDEALLFTPNQKTRCLGELGVEIQIVQCFDAAFSSVTHEEFLNEYLIESLSAKAIVVGDDFKFGRSRLGNLDFLRTKSLEHGIKLSIGQACDFQNSRISSSRIRQAIANDGDMANAALMLGRPYLLEGTIEKGDQLGRKLGFPTANLGGCKQILPKFGVYLGFVWLENTSNAAQMAPVTRMPANLSPAVINIGVRPSVSSQTSIVRIEAHILTGNFAPDSLYKLRAGYYITHRLRDERRFNAIADLQNQIRADIQQAKHLLNS